One genomic region from Anthonomus grandis grandis chromosome 1, icAntGran1.3, whole genome shotgun sequence encodes:
- the LOC126737470 gene encoding uncharacterized protein LOC126737470: MKGNASRIMMFLTSLMGSISYSSAFWFSSSVPEVPKSEPSPRLLYSDSFNNYKQYMPSAPPIYTVPFPVPLPAQLSPASVQNVQLVPCLCPITQEYPYENKNDVPARKNNGAFVQTTYSNLGQFAPAGQYQNSHITHSSTAQRK, encoded by the exons ATGTTCCTGACCAGCCTTATGGGAAGCATCTCGTACTCCTCGGCCTTTTGGTTCTCCTCGTCGGTCCCAGAAGTACCGAAATCCGAACC AAGCCCTAGACTGCTTTATTCGGATTCTTTTAATAACTACAAGCAGTACATGCCTTCTGCCCCGCCGATTTATACGGTACCGTTTCCAGTGCCTCTTCCGGCGCAATTGTCTCCAGCTTCGGTGCAAAATGTCCAATTGGTGCCTTGCTTATGTCCGATCACCCAGGAGTATCCGTATGAGAATAAAAACGACGTGCCAGCAAGGAAAAATAATGGGGCATTTGTGCAAACTACTTATAGTAATTTGGGGCAGTTTGCCCCGGCTGGACAGTACCAGAATTCTCATATTACTCATTCTAGTACTGCccaaagaaaatga